From the genome of Papaver somniferum cultivar HN1 chromosome 2, ASM357369v1, whole genome shotgun sequence, one region includes:
- the LOC113350492 gene encoding protein ALP1-like isoform X2: protein MIIPTPPDIFAEDCSFIYSLLEETMKEPTSTTTTTTAATKRRRQADEEELGNNMKKTAPKKKQKKEDGYTDLEQQSDQFYIQQSRLSAASKIAAAAANKGLSAKEGKVQGGGNQRRLWVKDRSTAWWDQCSHPDYPEADFRKEFRMSKETFNLICDELSKDVVKVDTMLRQAIPVRQRVAVCIWRLATGAPLRHVSERFGLGISTCHKLVLEVCLAIKTVLMPKFLQWPDEEKLKSIEKEFESVSRIPNVVGSMYTTHIPIIAPKISVSAYFNKRHTERNQKTSYSITVQGVVDPKGVFTDVCIGWPGSMPDDQVLEKSALYQRANGGQLKGSWIVGSSGYPLMDWVLVPYTQQNLTWTQHAFNEKIGEVQRVGKSAFARLKGRWGCLQKRTEMKLQDLPVVLGACCVLHNICEMRNEEMDPDVKFELFDDEMIPENSLRSMSSIKTRDNIAHNLLHHGLAGTSFL from the exons ATGATAATTCCAACACCCCCTGATATATTTGCCGAGGATTGTTCATTCATTTACAGTTTACTTGAAGAAACCATGAAAGaacccacctccaccaccaccaccaccaccgccgccaccaagaGGAGAAGACAAGCTGATGAAGAAGAACTGGGAAACAATATGAAGAAGACTGCTCcaaagaagaaacagaaaaaagag GATGGTTACACTGATTTAGAACAACAATCTGATCAATTTTACATACAACAGTCAAGATTATCAGCTGCTAGTAAgattgcagctgctgctgctaatAAAGGGTTATCTGCAAAAGAgggtaaagttcaaggtgggggGAATCAAAGGAGATTATGGGTTAAAGATAGATCAACAGCTTGGTGGGATCAATGTAGTCATCCTGATTACCCAGAGGCGGATTTCCGTAAAGAGTTTCGGATGTCGAAAGagacttttaatttgatttgtgATGAATTGAGTAAAGATGTGGTGAAAGTTGATACAATGCTTAGACAGGCGATACCTGTTCGACAAAGGGTCGCTGTGTGTATATGGAGATTGGCGACCGGTGCGCCGCTCAGGCACGTTTCGGAACGGTTCGGTTTGGGGATATCGACTTGTCATAAGCTTGTTCTCGAGGTGTGTTTGGCGATTAAGACTGTGTTGATGCCTAAGTTCTTACAATGGCCCGATGAGGAGAAATTGAAGAGCATCGAGAAGGAATTTGAGTCGGTTTCGAGGATACCTAATGTGGTTGGATCAATGTATACGACGCATATACCGATTATTGCGCCGAAGATTAGTGTTTCGGCTTATTTCAATAAGAGGCATACCGAGAGGAATCAGAAGACTTCGTATTCGATTACGGTGCAAGGGGTTGTTGATCCGAAAGGGGTGTTTACCGATGTTTGTATTGGGTGGCCTGGTTCGATGCCGGATGACCAAGTCTTGGAGAAATCGGCTTTGTATCAGAGAGCTAATGGTGGTCAATTGAAAGGCTCTTGGATTGTTGGAAGCAGTGGGTATCCGTTAATGGACTGGGTGTTGGTTCCTTACACTCAACAGAATCTTACATGGACTCAACACGCTTTTAATGAGAAAATCGGCGAGGTTCAACGTGTTGGTAAAAGTGCTTTTGCTAGGTTGAAAGGTAGATGGGGTTGTTTGCAGAAAAGAACAGAAATGAAGCTTCAAGATTTGCCTGTTGTTCTCGGAGCTTGTTGTGTTCTGCATAATATCTGCGAGATGAGGAATGAAGAAATGGATCCTGATGTGAAATTCGAGTTATTCGACGATGAAATGATACCGGAAAATAGTTTGAGATCTATGAGTTCGATAAAAACTAGAGACAACATTGCTCATAATTTGTTGCATCATGGTCTTGCAGGTACTAGTTTCTTGTAG
- the LOC113350492 gene encoding protein ALP1-like isoform X1, whose product MIIPTPPDIFAEDCSFIYSLLEETMKEPTSTTTTTTAATKRRRQADEEELGNNMKKTAPKKKQKKEVLKELLTSFLLLEQEEQQEKLLESSDEIQQLIEKNHRQKKQTMIDYYNDLQDGYTDLEQQSDQFYIQQSRLSAASKIAAAAANKGLSAKEGKVQGGGNQRRLWVKDRSTAWWDQCSHPDYPEADFRKEFRMSKETFNLICDELSKDVVKVDTMLRQAIPVRQRVAVCIWRLATGAPLRHVSERFGLGISTCHKLVLEVCLAIKTVLMPKFLQWPDEEKLKSIEKEFESVSRIPNVVGSMYTTHIPIIAPKISVSAYFNKRHTERNQKTSYSITVQGVVDPKGVFTDVCIGWPGSMPDDQVLEKSALYQRANGGQLKGSWIVGSSGYPLMDWVLVPYTQQNLTWTQHAFNEKIGEVQRVGKSAFARLKGRWGCLQKRTEMKLQDLPVVLGACCVLHNICEMRNEEMDPDVKFELFDDEMIPENSLRSMSSIKTRDNIAHNLLHHGLAGTSFL is encoded by the coding sequence ATGATAATTCCAACACCCCCTGATATATTTGCCGAGGATTGTTCATTCATTTACAGTTTACTTGAAGAAACCATGAAAGaacccacctccaccaccaccaccaccaccgccgccaccaagaGGAGAAGACAAGCTGATGAAGAAGAACTGGGAAACAATATGAAGAAGACTGCTCcaaagaagaaacagaaaaaagagGTACTAAAAGAATTACTTACATCATTTTTATTATTAGAACAAGAAGAACAACAAGAAAAGTTATTAGAATCATCAGATGAAATCCAACAACTTATTGAGAAAAATCACAGACAGAAAAAACAAACCATGATTGATTATTACAATGATTTACAGGATGGTTACACTGATTTAGAACAACAATCTGATCAATTTTACATACAACAGTCAAGATTATCAGCTGCTAGTAAgattgcagctgctgctgctaatAAAGGGTTATCTGCAAAAGAgggtaaagttcaaggtgggggGAATCAAAGGAGATTATGGGTTAAAGATAGATCAACAGCTTGGTGGGATCAATGTAGTCATCCTGATTACCCAGAGGCGGATTTCCGTAAAGAGTTTCGGATGTCGAAAGagacttttaatttgatttgtgATGAATTGAGTAAAGATGTGGTGAAAGTTGATACAATGCTTAGACAGGCGATACCTGTTCGACAAAGGGTCGCTGTGTGTATATGGAGATTGGCGACCGGTGCGCCGCTCAGGCACGTTTCGGAACGGTTCGGTTTGGGGATATCGACTTGTCATAAGCTTGTTCTCGAGGTGTGTTTGGCGATTAAGACTGTGTTGATGCCTAAGTTCTTACAATGGCCCGATGAGGAGAAATTGAAGAGCATCGAGAAGGAATTTGAGTCGGTTTCGAGGATACCTAATGTGGTTGGATCAATGTATACGACGCATATACCGATTATTGCGCCGAAGATTAGTGTTTCGGCTTATTTCAATAAGAGGCATACCGAGAGGAATCAGAAGACTTCGTATTCGATTACGGTGCAAGGGGTTGTTGATCCGAAAGGGGTGTTTACCGATGTTTGTATTGGGTGGCCTGGTTCGATGCCGGATGACCAAGTCTTGGAGAAATCGGCTTTGTATCAGAGAGCTAATGGTGGTCAATTGAAAGGCTCTTGGATTGTTGGAAGCAGTGGGTATCCGTTAATGGACTGGGTGTTGGTTCCTTACACTCAACAGAATCTTACATGGACTCAACACGCTTTTAATGAGAAAATCGGCGAGGTTCAACGTGTTGGTAAAAGTGCTTTTGCTAGGTTGAAAGGTAGATGGGGTTGTTTGCAGAAAAGAACAGAAATGAAGCTTCAAGATTTGCCTGTTGTTCTCGGAGCTTGTTGTGTTCTGCATAATATCTGCGAGATGAGGAATGAAGAAATGGATCCTGATGTGAAATTCGAGTTATTCGACGATGAAATGATACCGGAAAATAGTTTGAGATCTATGAGTTCGATAAAAACTAGAGACAACATTGCTCATAATTTGTTGCATCATGGTCTTGCAGGTACTAGTTTCTTGTAG
- the LOC113352839 gene encoding F-box/kelch-repeat protein At3g06240-like: protein MKNYDDNEDDLVEMDFALPSDFELYGSCNGIICIWNHQNNCFGFWNPDTMEYKDAPRSPNKYMYVGHDVYAFGYDAKNDDYKLVNMIDPEGVCDEDCNNGVKDGRWFVEVYTLGTDTWKNIEPIPYVFYRKAVFGVLVNGALHWWGDKRVKEQSNSTVIVSLDISDERFREMQLAEEMLGDDRYMVSIGALEGRLCVFVHVDETFHVWVMQEYGVQESWTKLYNINYRVFTSPYDIVRLVWSFKDGEILLQILDTDDLVLYDPVNGMLEWSSGDNISAMRSGPEVGSDGQ from the exons ATGAaaaattatgatgataatgaagatgatctTGTTGAAATGGATTTCGCGTTACCATCTGATTTTGAGCTGTATGGTTCTTGTAATGGTATTATATGCATCTGGAATCATCAAAACAATTGCTTCGGTTTTTGGAACCCGGACACCATGGAATACAAAGACGCACCTCGATCACCAAATAAATATATGTACGTCGGACATGACGTATATGCTTTTGGTTATGATGCCAAGAATGATGATTATAAGCTGGTGAATATGATAGACCCTGAAGGAGTATGTGATGAAGACTGTAATAACGGAGTAAAGGATGGTCGTTGGTTCGTCGAAGTTTACACGTTGGGGACGGACACTTGGAAAAACATTGAACCTATCCCTTATGTGTTTTATAGAAAGGCAGTATTTGGGGTGCTTGtcaatggagctcttcattggtggGGCGACAAACGTGTCAAGGAGCAGTCTAACTCCACGGTTATAGTTTCTTTGGATATCAGTGATGAGAGATTCCGAGAGATGCAACTAGCTGAGGAAATGTTGGGTGATGACCGTTATATGGTGAGTATAGGAGCATTGGAAGGGCGCCTATGTGTATTCGTCCATGTTGATGAGACATTTCATGTCTGGGTAATGCAAGAATATGGAGTTCAAGAATCTTGGACAAAACTTTATAACATTAACTATAGAGTGTTTACTTCTCCTTATGATATTGTGAGGCTTGTGTGGTCTTTTAAGGATGGTGAGATTTTGCTTCAGATTCTGGATACAGATGATCTAGTTTTATACGACCCTGTGAATGGaatgttgga gtggtcaagtggggacaatatcagtGCTATGCGGTCGGGTCCGGAAGTAGGGTCCGACGGTCagtga